The following is a genomic window from Chitinophaga caseinilytica.
GCTGTGATAGCCGAGCGCGGGGTTGGCGAAATTGCTGGCGTTGGCATTCGTCTGTTCGAATTTCCGCTTTTCAAATCCATACACGAAAGTGGCGTTGATGCCATGGTCCCCGAATTCGCGGCGGTAATTGAAGATATGGTCGAGCGTCTGGTTGTATTCGGAGGAATTCATTTTGCTGCCGCTCCCCGTGAAGTTGGCGCCATACAGGTCGAAGTTGAATTGCTGGGCGGTAACGTAGTTCTGCCCGAAATTGACGCGGTAATTGAGCCCCTTCACCCAGGGTACCGTCACGTCGGCATACATCAACCCGAACAGGTTGTAGCGTTTGTCGAGATTGTTCTGCTGCGTTTGCAGGATGGGGTTGAGGTTGGAGCCATCTGGCAGGCGCAGCGGCTTGCCGGTGGAATCATAGGCAGACAGGAAAGGCGTGTTGCGGATGACGGTCGTCAAGGTCGGCGCCACGCCTGAATAATCGCTGATGCCGTAGCTGGATTGAACGCCCACTTTCAGCCAGCTGGCCACTTTGCTTTCCAGGTTCACCCGGAAGCTGTAGCGTTTGTAAGTATCGTTGATAATGACGTTTTCCTGATTGGTATAGCCGAGGGAGAAGAAGTAGGCGGTGTTTTCCGAGCGGCCGGAAACGCTCACGTCGTGGTTTTGCATGAGCGGGTTCCGGTTGGTAAGCAGTTGCCACCAGTCGGTGTTCACACCTGCCTGGAAGCCTTTGGCGGATTCGGCGGACATGCGGGTGAGCGGGTCCCAGCTGGGGTTTGGCGCGTCGAGGTTGGCGCCGGTACGGCTTTCGTTGATCCACCGGTCGGCCACGAACTGGAGGTACCCTTCCTTATCGAGCGGGAGCATGTCGCGATTGGAGACCTGCGAAAGCGTGAGGGCGCCGTTGTAGGAGATGAGGGGCTTTTTGCCGGCGCGCCCCGTTTTGGTGGTCATGAGCAACACGCCGTTCGATGCCTGGGAACCGTAAATGGCCGTGGCGCTCGCGTCTTTCAGTACGTCGACCGAGGCGATGTCTGCCGGGTTGATGTCTGCCAGGTTGCCGCGGAAGATGATCCCGTCCAGCACGATCAGTGGACTGGTAGTGCCGCTCAGCGAAGTGCGGCCGCGGATGCTTACCGATGGACTGGAGCCCGCAGTTGTCACTGCGCCTACGTTCAGCCCAGGTACGGAGCCTTGCAGGGATTGGAGGATGTTGACGTTCGGGGATTCGCGGAAGGCGGTGAGGTTGGCCCTGGCGGTGGTGCCCGTGACGTCTTTTTTCCGGGCGGTGCCGTATCCGATCACCACCACGTCGGTGACGATGGTTTCTGCCTGGCGCTCCATAATGATCCGGAGCGGGCTGCCGTTGTAGGTGATGTCTTGCGGGGTGAAGCCGACGTAGGTCAGCCGCAGTACCGTCCCGGATTTTACCTGCAGGGTGAATTCCCCTTTTTCGTTGGTTTGCGTGGCTTTGGCGCCATCGCTGCTGCGGACCGAAACGCCGGCCAGCGGGAGGTTCCCCACATCGGTGACGCGCCCGGTGAATGACTGTGCATAACTTTCGGCGCACAGGCAAATGGTGAAGATGGTCAGCAACATCGTCTTGAACGTCGTGTGTAGCATCATCGTTAGGATTTTGATCGTTAAAAAAGTGGATGGGAACAGCAATACCCGGCCGCAGGGAGATTTCCATCTCCCCGGAAGCGAATCCATACTGTCATTTCAATCGATTGTATTTTGGGCCGTCAAAGCGGGCCGGACATAGTTCGGCTAAACATCATAACGTAGTTTTAGATGATTTGGAATGTGTGGA
Proteins encoded in this region:
- a CDS encoding SusC/RagA family TonB-linked outer membrane protein, yielding MMLHTTFKTMLLTIFTICLCAESYAQSFTGRVTDVGNLPLAGVSVRSSDGAKATQTNEKGEFTLQVKSGTVLRLTYVGFTPQDITYNGSPLRIIMERQAETIVTDVVVIGYGTARKKDVTGTTARANLTAFRESPNVNILQSLQGSVPGLNVGAVTTAGSSPSVSIRGRTSLSGTTSPLIVLDGIIFRGNLADINPADIASVDVLKDASATAIYGSQASNGVLLMTTKTGRAGKKPLISYNGALTLSQVSNRDMLPLDKEGYLQFVADRWINESRTGANLDAPNPSWDPLTRMSAESAKGFQAGVNTDWWQLLTNRNPLMQNHDVSVSGRSENTAYFFSLGYTNQENVIINDTYKRYSFRVNLESKVASWLKVGVQSSYGISDYSGVAPTLTTVIRNTPFLSAYDSTGKPLRLPDGSNLNPILQTQQNNLDKRYNLFGLMYADVTVPWVKGLNYRVNFGQNYVTAQQFNFDLYGANFTGSGSKMNSSEYNQTLDHIFNYRREFGDHGINATFVYGFEKRKFEQTNANASNFANPALGYHSLEAGQPSLQTVNSDAWKETSLYQMYRLIYSYKDRYVFTGTVRNDGFSGFGPGNKTGVFPSAALAWRITEEPWAKGKLGKIDDLKFRLSYGANGNRTVGRYQTLSRMNASIANGYLFGDGGLALQGQGIGSLANQGLKWETTKTLNFGLDFSLYSGRLSGEVNYYTANTSNLLYTVNIPSVNGQTSIPFNVGKLHNKGVELALNGTPVRNKNFSWDVNTSFSLNRNKVVSITGIDANKDGKEDDLVASKIFIGQPYGVAYDYNIIGMWQVADRNAGIIPGGFTYGTYKVEDINGDGSYTAAADRKILGYTDPSYRFSILNTLRYKAFEFKMFVNSIQGGKKYYYGQPGSTLPNPDNMQNRNFFKFDYWTPENPNARYRQIGYYSAALGETFSPYVQRSFVRLQDVTLSYSLPASITQKLNISRLSAYVNGKNLLTLSDWDGWDPESGTGLNLEAFPLLRSYTVGLNVEF